A portion of the Glycine max cultivar Williams 82 chromosome 10, Glycine_max_v4.0, whole genome shotgun sequence genome contains these proteins:
- the LOC102661396 gene encoding agamous-like MADS-box protein AGL62: MESNNMPDLNGVAKKTKGRQKIEMKKMRNESNLRVTFSKRRTGVFKKASELATLCGVDVAVIMFSPGNRVFSFGSPSVDSVVQRYKTQGPPPLLTLDLNKVHSTADEVELHTHLHCLSNQIAIEKKRTKDLNHLAKAAEDQFWWARPIESMTDSQLDKYKKMLEEFKRQLKEKCGNLN; this comes from the coding sequence ATGGAGTCAAACAACATGCCAGACTTGAACGGTGTCGCTAAGAAGACTAAAGGCCGACAAAAGATCGAAATGAAGAAGATGAGAAACGAGAGTAACCTTCGGGTGACATTCTCGAAGCGTCGCACTGGGGTTTTCAAGAAAGCCAGTGAGCTTGCAACCCTTTGTGGCGTGGATGTCGCTGTGATTATGTTCTCACCCGGTAATCGAGTATTTTCGTTTGGCAGTCCCAGTGTTGATTCTGTTGTCCAACGCTATAAGACACAGGGCCCACCTCCCCTCCTTACCTTGGACCTCAACAAGGTGCACTCCACTGCGGACGAAGTTGAGCTCCACACACACCTCCACTGCTTGTCCAACCAAATTGCTATTGAGAAGAAGCGCACAAAGGATTTAAATCATTTAGCGAAGGCTGCAGAGGATCAGTTCTGGTGGGCTAGGCCTATTGAAAGCATGACCGATTCCCAACTTGACAAGTATAAGAAGATGTTAGAGGAGTTTAAGAGACAACTCAAAGAAAAATGTGGGAACCTCAACTGA